Proteins encoded by one window of Clostridium perfringens:
- a CDS encoding RelA/SpoT family protein has translation MLEELISKIKANGNNVDIDLVKKAYDLAFEAHKEQKRESGEPYIIHPISVAMILADMGMDTNTIVAGLLHDVIEDTDYTYEDISNIFNVEVANLVDGVTKLGKIKYKSKEEQQADNVRKMLLAMAKDIRVIIIKLADRLHNMRTLKYMKPEKQKKKAQETLDIFAPLAHRLGISKIKWELEDLCLRYIHPEEYYDLVNMIAEKRVEREKFISRIIEELKENLDKANIDSDIEGRPKHFYSIYRKMVNKHKSIEQIFDLTAIRILVNTVKDCYAVLGIVHTIYKPIPGRFKDYIAMPKPNMYQSLHTTVIGSEGKTFEIQIRTFEMHRTAEYGIAAHWKYKSGVTGTDSKDMTFENKLTWLRDILEWQKEAVDATEFMEGFKLDLFSDEIFVFTPKGVVINLPAGATPIDFAYKIHTDIGNKCVGAKVNGKIVTLDYKLKTGEIVEILTSSSSRGPNIDWLNIANSNQARSKIKQWLRKARREENLERGKEMLEKECKKQSLVFSDLCKGPLYDKLLKRYHLNNIEEIYVAVGEGELLSSTVISKLKENVVKQVSEEELNKNIEEQIAKTERQTKKKQSYGVTVKGLNNIMVRFARCCNPVPGDDIAGYITKGRGVSVHRKDCSNFKAIVEKQGEKVVDVSWGTEKGAAYVAELEVKAEDRMCLLSDVMLVITDSNLSLLSLNAKSGKNGVANINIQVKIDNIEQLKELMKKIRRLQGILDVYRVNK, from the coding sequence ATGTTAGAAGAACTAATTTCTAAAATAAAAGCTAATGGGAACAATGTTGATATAGATTTAGTTAAAAAAGCATATGATTTAGCTTTTGAAGCACATAAAGAACAAAAAAGAGAATCAGGAGAGCCATACATAATTCATCCTATTAGCGTAGCTATGATATTAGCTGATATGGGCATGGACACAAATACTATAGTTGCAGGACTTCTTCATGATGTCATAGAAGATACGGATTATACTTATGAAGATATAAGTAATATTTTTAATGTTGAAGTAGCTAACTTAGTTGATGGCGTTACTAAACTTGGTAAGATAAAATATAAAAGCAAAGAAGAACAACAAGCTGACAATGTAAGAAAAATGCTTTTAGCAATGGCTAAAGACATAAGGGTTATAATAATAAAACTAGCAGATAGACTTCATAATATGAGAACACTTAAATATATGAAGCCTGAAAAACAGAAGAAAAAAGCTCAAGAAACTTTAGATATATTTGCACCTTTAGCTCATAGATTAGGTATATCTAAAATAAAGTGGGAATTAGAAGATTTGTGTTTAAGATATATTCACCCAGAAGAATATTATGACTTAGTAAATATGATAGCTGAAAAAAGAGTGGAGAGAGAAAAATTTATTTCTCGTATAATTGAAGAGCTAAAAGAAAATTTAGATAAAGCTAATATAGATAGCGATATAGAAGGAAGACCAAAACATTTCTACAGTATATATAGAAAAATGGTAAATAAACATAAGAGCATAGAACAAATCTTTGATTTAACAGCCATAAGGATTTTAGTTAATACAGTTAAAGATTGCTATGCAGTACTAGGTATAGTACACACGATTTATAAGCCAATACCAGGTAGATTTAAAGATTACATAGCGATGCCAAAACCTAATATGTATCAATCCTTACATACAACAGTAATAGGAAGTGAAGGAAAGACTTTTGAAATTCAAATAAGAACTTTTGAAATGCATAGAACGGCTGAGTACGGAATAGCAGCTCACTGGAAATATAAGAGTGGTGTTACTGGAACTGATTCAAAAGATATGACTTTTGAAAACAAGTTAACATGGCTTAGAGATATACTTGAGTGGCAAAAGGAAGCTGTTGATGCAACTGAGTTTATGGAAGGATTCAAGCTTGACTTATTCTCAGATGAAATATTTGTATTTACTCCTAAGGGGGTAGTTATAAATTTACCAGCGGGAGCAACTCCTATAGACTTTGCATATAAGATTCATACAGATATAGGAAACAAGTGTGTAGGAGCTAAGGTAAACGGAAAGATAGTAACTTTAGATTACAAGCTTAAAACTGGGGAAATAGTAGAGATATTAACATCTTCATCATCTAGAGGGCCTAATATAGATTGGTTAAATATAGCTAATAGTAATCAAGCTAGAAGTAAAATAAAACAATGGCTTAGAAAAGCAAGAAGAGAAGAAAATTTAGAAAGAGGAAAGGAAATGCTTGAAAAGGAATGTAAGAAGCAATCCTTAGTATTTTCAGACCTTTGCAAAGGGCCATTATATGACAAATTATTAAAAAGATATCATTTAAATAATATTGAAGAAATATATGTAGCCGTAGGAGAAGGAGAGTTACTTTCATCTACTGTAATATCTAAGCTTAAAGAGAATGTTGTAAAACAGGTTAGCGAAGAAGAATTAAATAAAAATATTGAAGAACAAATAGCTAAAACTGAAAGACAAACAAAGAAAAAACAAAGCTATGGAGTAACTGTTAAGGGATTAAACAATATAATGGTTAGATTTGCAAGATGTTGTAATCCTGTACCTGGAGATGATATAGCTGGATACATAACTAAAGGAAGAGGAGTTTCTGTACATAGAAAGGACTGTTCTAATTTTAAAGCTATAGTAGAAAAACAGGGAGAGAAAGTTGTAGATGTTAGTTGGGGAACTGAAAAGGGAGCTGCATATGTGGCTGAACTTGAAGTTAAAGCAGAAGATAGAATGTGTTTATTATCTGATGTTATGTTAGTTATAACTGACTCTAATCTTAGCCTACTTTCTTTAAATGCTAAATCAGGTAAAAATGGAGTAGCAAATATAAATATTCAAGTAAAAATTGATAATATAGAACAATTAAAAGAATTAATGAAGAAAATAAGAAGACTACAAGGAATATTAGACGTTTATAGAGTAAATAAATAA
- a CDS encoding MBL fold metallo-hydrolase, producing the protein MLIKTIPVGMYQANCYVVIDEETKDCIIVDPGEEASRIESVIESLDAKPKMILLTHGHFDHVGAVQKLAEKYKIPFYIDKKDEDMIERNVDVFGKLPKADGYLKDGDTLKFSDNYEIKCLETPGHTPGGLCFLIDNCLFTGDTLFRESIGRSDFEGGNHSTLLKSINDKLVPLGDDIAVYPGHGPSSTIKHERQRNPFLAGDFYVY; encoded by the coding sequence ATGTTAATAAAAACAATTCCAGTAGGAATGTATCAAGCTAATTGTTATGTTGTTATAGATGAAGAAACTAAGGATTGTATAATAGTAGATCCAGGTGAAGAAGCATCAAGAATTGAAAGTGTAATAGAATCTTTAGATGCAAAACCAAAAATGATATTATTAACTCATGGACATTTTGATCATGTGGGAGCTGTGCAAAAACTTGCAGAAAAATATAAAATACCTTTTTATATAGATAAAAAAGATGAAGATATGATAGAAAGAAATGTTGATGTTTTTGGAAAACTTCCAAAGGCAGATGGATATTTAAAAGATGGAGATACTCTTAAGTTCTCAGATAATTATGAAATAAAATGTCTAGAGACACCAGGACATACTCCAGGAGGATTATGCTTCTTAATAGATAATTGTCTTTTTACAGGAGATACTCTATTTAGAGAATCAATTGGAAGAAGTGATTTTGAAGGGGGTAATCATTCCACTCTTCTTAAGAGTATAAATGATAAACTGGTTCCATTAGGTGATGACATAGCAGTATATCCAGGACATGGACCAAGTTCAACTATTAAACACGAAAGACAAAGAAACCCATTTTTAGCAGGAGATTTTTATGTATATTAA
- a CDS encoding adenine phosphoribosyltransferase produces the protein MSLKDKIRVIEDFPKKGISFKDITTLIADGEGLRDSVDQMAEFFKDKNIDVVVGPEARGFIFGVPVAYALGVGFIPVRKPGKLPGDTVRVEYDLEYGKDALEIHKDAIKPGMRVAIVDDLLATGGTIAAVAKLVEQAGGEVAGLAFTIELTELKGRDKLKGYEVTSLVDYDV, from the coding sequence ATGAGTTTAAAGGATAAAATAAGAGTTATAGAAGATTTTCCTAAGAAGGGAATAAGTTTTAAAGACATAACTACTTTAATAGCAGATGGAGAAGGCTTAAGAGATTCAGTTGACCAAATGGCAGAATTCTTCAAAGATAAGAATATTGACGTTGTAGTTGGACCAGAAGCTAGAGGATTTATATTTGGAGTTCCTGTAGCATATGCTTTAGGTGTTGGATTCATTCCAGTAAGAAAGCCAGGTAAACTTCCAGGGGATACAGTTAGAGTAGAATATGATTTAGAGTATGGAAAAGATGCTTTAGAAATACACAAAGATGCTATAAAACCAGGTATGAGAGTTGCTATAGTTGACGATCTTTTAGCTACTGGTGGTACAATAGCTGCTGTTGCTAAATTAGTAGAACAAGCTGGTGGAGAAGTTGCTGGATTAGCATTTACTATTGAGTTAACAGAATTAAAAGGAAGAGATAAATTAAAAGGATACGAAGTAACATCATTAGTTGATTATGATGTTTAA
- a CDS encoding coproporphyrinogen III oxidase translates to MYIKIYLNDLKYRYDVYQMFNIFYTFKELKFVNKDEERDYDVFISENMVKISEGDNSFSYEFKEGYGFKTELKKGIFKFLSETLKDEYPWGTLVGIRPSKIALSLIREGKSEEEIIKYFEDNYMAREEKAKLCIEVAEREESFVNKEEKNISIYVGMPFCPTRCLYCSFAANPIAGCKKDIEPYLEALSKEISAISDYVSKKGLKIETVYFGGGTPTSVNNEHFEVLMKHIYDSFVNNKGIKEFTVECGRPDSITEEKLKTMKRYEVSRISINPQSMNDKTLKSIGRGHLTEDVVDKFNLARSLDFDNINMDIIIGLPNEDISEVSKTCSMIKDLNPDSLTIHGMSIKRASRLHENLVLHNTITIAEQKNLNKMYEMSKVLGRELNMHPYYMYRQKNMVGNMENVGYSKDNKECIYNIQMIEDKQTIIALGADAVSKVVFLEEDKNRIERFANVKDVKEYVKRIEEMVEGKIELLDTLYK, encoded by the coding sequence ATGTATATTAAAATATATCTTAATGACTTAAAGTATAGATATGACGTTTATCAAATGTTTAATATATTCTATACTTTTAAGGAATTAAAGTTTGTAAATAAAGATGAAGAGAGAGACTACGATGTCTTTATATCTGAAAATATGGTTAAGATTTCAGAGGGAGACAATAGTTTTTCTTATGAGTTCAAAGAAGGATACGGATTTAAAACAGAACTTAAAAAGGGAATATTCAAATTTTTATCTGAAACTCTTAAGGATGAATATCCTTGGGGAACATTAGTTGGAATAAGACCAAGTAAAATAGCCTTATCTCTAATAAGAGAAGGAAAATCTGAGGAAGAGATAATAAAATATTTTGAAGATAATTATATGGCTAGGGAAGAAAAAGCTAAACTTTGCATAGAAGTTGCAGAAAGAGAAGAAAGTTTTGTAAATAAAGAGGAAAAAAACATAAGTATATATGTTGGTATGCCTTTTTGCCCTACAAGATGCCTTTATTGTTCCTTTGCAGCAAATCCTATAGCTGGATGTAAGAAAGATATTGAGCCTTATTTAGAAGCTTTAAGTAAAGAAATTTCAGCTATAAGTGATTATGTATCAAAGAAAGGCTTAAAGATAGAAACTGTTTATTTTGGTGGAGGTACTCCAACCTCAGTAAATAATGAACATTTTGAAGTATTAATGAAACATATATATGATAGTTTCGTTAATAATAAAGGAATAAAGGAGTTCACTGTTGAATGTGGAAGACCTGATTCTATAACTGAAGAAAAATTAAAAACTATGAAGAGATATGAAGTATCTAGAATATCTATAAATCCTCAAAGTATGAACGATAAAACCTTGAAATCAATAGGTAGAGGGCATTTAACAGAGGATGTAGTGGATAAATTCAATTTGGCAAGAAGCTTAGACTTTGATAACATAAATATGGATATTATAATAGGTCTTCCAAATGAAGATATTTCAGAAGTTTCTAAAACATGCTCTATGATAAAGGATCTTAATCCAGATAGTTTAACTATTCATGGGATGTCTATTAAAAGAGCATCAAGACTTCATGAAAATTTAGTTTTACATAACACTATAACTATTGCAGAGCAAAAAAATCTTAATAAGATGTATGAAATGAGTAAAGTTTTAGGTAGAGAACTAAATATGCATCCATATTATATGTATAGACAAAAAAATATGGTTGGTAACATGGAGAATGTGGGATATTCAAAAGATAACAAGGAATGTATCTACAATATTCAAATGATTGAAGATAAGCAGACTATAATTGCATTAGGAGCAGATGCAGTTTCTAAGGTAGTATTTTTAGAAGAAGATAAAAATCGTATAGAAAGATTTGCAAATGTTAAAGATGTAAAGGAATATGTAAAAAGAATAGAGGAAATGGTTGAAGGTAAGATAGAATTACTTGATACTTTATATAAATAA
- the hisS gene encoding histidine--tRNA ligase: protein MAIQAQKGTKDMLPNDAYKWHYIEEKLRKISAEYGIREIRTPMFEATELFKRGVGETTDVVQKEMYTFEDKGGRSITLKPEGTAPAVRAFIENSLYADAQPTKMFYFTPCFRYEKMQKGRLREFHQYGIEVFGSQEASIDAEILSLVMRVLTEDFGIKGLSLNINSLGCPKCRAKFNEALKQYLKENYDNLCETCKTRFEKNPMRIIDCKEKRCKEIVKEAPSILDYICEECSDHFSKLKAYLDVMGIEYNIDPQIVRGLDYYSKTVFEVIKDGLTVCGGGRYDYLVEEVDGPKTPAMGFGLGLERLLLILDEEGIEIPEPVRCEVYIGSMGDNAKLEAMKLAFNLRKAGIKAEIDHLGKSVKAQMKYANKIGAKYTFVIGDSEIEENKIKIKRMSDGEQFEISLDINEIVNIVK from the coding sequence ATGGCGATACAAGCTCAAAAGGGTACAAAGGATATGTTACCTAATGACGCTTATAAATGGCATTATATAGAAGAAAAGTTAAGAAAAATATCAGCTGAATATGGAATTAGAGAGATCAGAACTCCTATGTTTGAGGCAACTGAACTTTTCAAAAGAGGAGTTGGAGAAACTACTGACGTGGTTCAAAAGGAAATGTATACTTTTGAAGATAAAGGTGGAAGAAGTATAACTCTTAAACCAGAGGGGACAGCTCCAGCTGTTAGAGCATTTATTGAAAATAGTTTATATGCTGATGCTCAGCCAACAAAAATGTTCTATTTTACTCCATGCTTTAGATATGAAAAAATGCAAAAAGGAAGATTAAGAGAATTCCATCAATATGGAATAGAAGTTTTTGGTTCACAAGAAGCTTCTATTGATGCAGAAATCTTATCTTTAGTTATGAGAGTATTAACAGAGGATTTTGGAATAAAAGGATTAAGCTTAAATATAAACAGTTTAGGATGTCCAAAATGTAGAGCAAAATTCAATGAAGCTTTAAAACAATACTTAAAAGAGAACTATGATAATCTTTGTGAAACTTGTAAAACAAGATTTGAAAAGAATCCTATGAGAATCATAGACTGTAAAGAAAAGAGATGTAAGGAAATAGTTAAGGAAGCTCCTTCAATACTAGATTACATCTGCGAAGAGTGTAGTGATCACTTTAGCAAGTTAAAAGCTTACTTAGATGTTATGGGAATAGAGTATAACATAGATCCACAAATAGTAAGAGGATTAGATTACTATAGTAAAACTGTTTTTGAAGTTATAAAAGATGGATTAACAGTTTGTGGTGGAGGAAGATATGACTACTTAGTAGAAGAAGTAGACGGTCCTAAAACTCCAGCTATGGGATTTGGATTAGGTTTAGAAAGACTTCTTTTAATATTAGATGAGGAAGGAATAGAAATTCCTGAACCTGTTAGATGCGAAGTTTATATTGGCTCAATGGGAGATAATGCTAAGCTTGAAGCTATGAAATTAGCATTTAATCTTAGAAAAGCTGGCATAAAGGCTGAAATAGATCACTTAGGAAAGAGTGTTAAGGCTCAAATGAAATATGCTAATAAAATAGGAGCTAAATATACTTTTGTTATAGGTGATTCTGAAATAGAAGAAAATAAAATTAAAATTAAGAGAATGAGCGATGGAGAACAATTCGAAATCAGCTTAGATATAAATGAAATAGTAAATATAGTTAAGTAG
- the dtd gene encoding D-aminoacyl-tRNA deacylase encodes MRVVVQRVNKSSVKVDNEIVGSINKGFNVLVGIGKEDTIEDLKYMKDKVLNLRVFEDEEDKMNLSLKDVCGELLLISQFTLYGDCRKGRRPNFMNALGGDEAKKLFDEFVSMCREEGIKVETGVFGAHMVVDIENDGPVTLILDSKKNF; translated from the coding sequence GTGAGAGTTGTAGTTCAAAGAGTAAATAAATCCTCTGTTAAAGTGGATAATGAGATAGTTGGAAGTATAAATAAAGGCTTTAATGTATTAGTTGGAATTGGTAAAGAGGATACTATTGAAGACTTAAAATATATGAAAGATAAAGTTTTAAACTTAAGAGTTTTTGAAGATGAAGAAGATAAAATGAATTTATCTTTAAAGGATGTTTGTGGAGAACTACTTCTTATATCACAATTTACCCTTTATGGAGACTGTAGAAAGGGAAGAAGACCAAATTTCATGAATGCTCTTGGAGGGGATGAAGCTAAGAAACTTTTTGATGAGTTTGTAAGCATGTGTAGAGAAGAGGGCATAAAAGTTGAAACTGGAGTCTTTGGTGCCCATATGGTAGTTGACATAGAAAATGATGGGCCTGTAACTTTAATTTTAGATAGCAAAAAGAATTTCTAA